CCCCAAGGTCCAGGCCAAAATCCTCCAGGTGCCCAAGACCCAAGCAGAGGTCGGGACTGAAACCCTCACGCCAAAGGACCAAGTCCTGGCAGGAGTCAGCGCCGCACAGCTCAGCGCCGCCGTTACATCCCTAACGCCGCCATCGTCACCGGAGCTCGGCCGCCACCTCATCAAatccacacaaacactgacCGCGACGGCAGACGGCACGCTAACGCTCAAATTTGTGGCGAAGAAGGTCGGGTTGGGGGCGGCCAAACTGGTGGCAGCGCGAGCGCTACCGTCGCCGCCGGGCCGAGGAGGAGCCCTCAGTGACGGcgagcagggaggaggaggaagtctgGGAGGAGAAGTACCAGAGAACAAAAAGAGAGTCCACCGGTGCCAGTTTAATGGCTGCAGGAAGGTTTACACCAAGAGCTCCCATCTGAAGGCACATCAGAGGACTCACACAGGTAAGACCTTCATTACGTTCATTAGTACACTCTatattaatcatttcagctctgtaGTCCAGTACTTCGGATTTGAAATGAAGCAGTGATTATGAGGTTACAGTGCTGACTTTCAGCTACAATTTGAGAGCATTCACATCGATACTAGGTGAACACTGTAGGACTTGTAGCCTTGTGTATACATGAGGACCTTTTGAGCACGTTTGTAACATGAGATCTTGTCCTCTCGctcattttgaaacattttattGATCAAAATGAATACCATGTTTGCGATCCATGCAAGAAACCTGTAGGGCTAGGGTAGAATTTCTCTTACGAGCAACAATCATTAATGATCTGTGTTTAGGCAGTGCTCACAAATGGCTTGTGTGAAATGGGCCCAGGTCCCCAATTTTAGGACAATGCAGCAGGACATCATGCGGACTATAAAAACTAAAACGGAGTTTTACGAACAAGCATTGCAACGTTCTTGGTGCTGAACTGCAGTCAAAGAGCCCTGAAACAAGAAGCGAAGCTGTCTGCAGTACAGCCTGACAGAACATCAGCTGGGAAGATGCCAAGTGTCTGAGGATGTCTGTGAGACTTGGCAGCAAATCCGTGACGCAAAATGATGACTTTATCAGAGTTTATACAACTTTTCCAGTTACTTTCTGTGCCCTAACATTAGGGGactttatacagaaattacTATCATTCCTTCACTGTTAACACACTTAAAGTAAAGCTGATAGTCAGCATTTTTACGTCTCAACCCAACATGTTGTGGTTTCAGAACCAACACAATGAAAAATGTGTCCATGTCCTAGTACAAGCACcagctagggctgcacgattatggccaaaatgatagtTATTTTGATCAATGTTGAGATTAAAATAATTTATCAGGATTATTCTTTGATTGAAGtgacaaaatgtgtttattgcactttcacatttaaatcaacAGTGCACTGCTGTCACTTTCACATTgggctacattcctgctaattaacaaatctttgcatcaaatcAAGACTAAAAATAAGGTTGTTCACCTAAATTctgtgcatttttgttttgcccATCtgctctacagtatatatatatatcttctaCTCTGGACTACCGCTGTAGGGTGTGCACACAgcggcatgacagctccccaaaagtgaagccaaaacattgaTCACCGgttggtggctggctgttagtttaggaagcgcttgaatTAGATATTTAGCAGAGCTATGAGCGGAACATGCATTCTAAACGTCAATATTGCAGTCGATCA
This DNA window, taken from Sebastes fasciatus isolate fSebFas1 chromosome 14, fSebFas1.pri, whole genome shotgun sequence, encodes the following:
- the klf7b gene encoding Krueppel-like factor 7b isoform X2, whose translation is MDVLANYSIFQELQLVHDTGYFSAMPSLEENWQQTCLELERYLQTEPKRLSELFDEELDCLLTPTFMQGGDSDEDLMDPLLPSLPDQPSPPPLLVTLPKVQAKILQVPKTQAEVGTETLTPKDQVLAGVSAAQLSAAVTSLTPPSSPELGRHLIKSTQTLTATADGTLTLKFVAKKVGLGAAKLVAARALPSPPGRGGALSDGEQGGGGSLGGEVPENKKRVHRCQFNGCRKVYTKSSHLKAHQRTHTGVSLGRTTWPCT